A section of the Ciceribacter thiooxidans genome encodes:
- a CDS encoding TRAP transporter large permease: MIDFIAHNLAPIMFSSVMLMLLLGYPVAFTLAAGGLIYFAIGVELSAISPEIRLFWPLLQSHPDRIYGVMYNDTLLAIPFFTFMGLILERSRMAEDLLDTIGQLFGPVRGGLAYAVILVGALLGATTGVVAASVMAMGLISLPIMLRYNYNRPLVAGTIAASGTLAQIVPPSLVLIVMADQLGRSVGDMYVGALYPAILIVGAYCTYIFAVSLFRPQWAPALPLEARTLGGGVTSLLVMMAVAAVLYFVGHEYLFTGIASPDWRLVAALAFGVVAVYLVALANRQFNLNLISRLAQQVIIVLIPPLALIFLVLGTIFLGIATPTEGGAMGATGALIMAALKGRLSLGTLKHSLDATTKLSAFVMMILIGARVFGLTFYGINGNIWIEELLTGLPGGEYGFLVVVTIIVFILGCFIDFFEIAFIMVPLLAPVADKLGIDLVWFGVILGINLQTSFLTPPFGFSLFYLRSIAPAGRWKDEVTGKMMDGVRTLDIYKGVLPYIVIQFIMIIVVIAFPGLVMRYKAGVETINPDDVKIEIPGFGQGGGMSLPPLGQDGGTGAPNFGLPPLGGTGSQAPSMGLPPLNLGGEQPAIPAPAPAPGAASPGMDLSQPPVIK; encoded by the coding sequence ATGATCGATTTCATCGCCCACAATCTCGCTCCGATCATGTTCAGCTCGGTGATGCTGATGCTGCTGCTCGGCTATCCCGTGGCCTTCACCCTCGCTGCAGGCGGCCTGATCTATTTCGCAATCGGCGTCGAACTCTCGGCGATCTCCCCCGAGATCCGGCTGTTCTGGCCGCTCCTACAATCCCACCCTGACCGCATATACGGCGTGATGTACAACGACACGCTGTTGGCCATCCCCTTCTTCACCTTCATGGGCCTGATCCTCGAGCGATCGAGAATGGCCGAGGACCTGCTCGACACAATCGGACAGCTGTTCGGTCCGGTCCGTGGCGGCCTCGCCTATGCGGTCATCCTCGTCGGTGCCCTGCTCGGAGCCACCACGGGCGTCGTCGCCGCCTCTGTCATGGCGATGGGCCTGATCTCGCTGCCGATCATGCTGCGCTACAACTACAATCGCCCGCTGGTCGCCGGCACGATCGCCGCCTCGGGCACGCTGGCGCAGATCGTTCCGCCCTCGCTCGTGCTGATCGTGATGGCCGACCAGCTCGGCCGCTCTGTCGGCGACATGTATGTCGGCGCACTCTATCCGGCGATCCTGATCGTCGGCGCTTACTGCACCTACATCTTCGCCGTCTCGCTTTTCCGGCCGCAATGGGCCCCGGCCCTGCCGCTGGAGGCGCGTACCCTCGGCGGCGGCGTCACTTCGCTCCTGGTGATGATGGCTGTGGCGGCAGTGCTTTATTTCGTCGGGCATGAGTACCTGTTCACAGGCATCGCAAGCCCTGACTGGCGCCTGGTCGCAGCCCTCGCCTTCGGCGTCGTCGCAGTCTATCTCGTCGCACTCGCCAACCGGCAGTTCAACCTCAACCTAATCTCGCGGCTCGCGCAGCAGGTCATCATCGTCCTGATCCCGCCGCTTGCACTGATCTTCCTGGTGCTCGGCACGATCTTCCTCGGCATCGCGACACCGACGGAAGGCGGCGCCATGGGCGCCACCGGCGCACTGATCATGGCCGCCCTCAAGGGACGCCTGTCGCTCGGAACGCTCAAGCACTCTCTCGATGCCACGACGAAGCTCTCCGCCTTCGTGATGATGATCCTGATCGGCGCCCGCGTCTTCGGCCTCACCTTCTACGGCATCAACGGCAATATCTGGATCGAGGAACTGCTGACGGGACTTCCGGGCGGCGAATACGGCTTCCTGGTCGTCGTGACGATCATCGTCTTCATTCTCGGCTGCTTCATCGACTTCTTCGAGATCGCCTTCATCATGGTGCCGCTCCTGGCGCCGGTCGCGGACAAGCTCGGCATCGACCTCGTCTGGTTCGGCGTCATTCTCGGCATCAACCTGCAGACGTCGTTCCTGACGCCGCCCTTCGGCTTCTCGCTGTTCTACCTGCGCTCCATCGCGCCGGCAGGACGCTGGAAGGACGAGGTGACCGGCAAGATGATGGACGGCGTCAGGACGCTCGACATCTACAAGGGTGTCCTGCCCTACATCGTGATCCAGTTCATAATGATCATCGTTGTCATCGCCTTCCCGGGCCTCGTCATGCGCTACAAGGCGGGCGTGGAAACGATCAACCCCGACGACGTCAAGATCGAGATTCCGGGCTTCGGTCAGGGCGGGGGCATGTCGCTGCCGCCCCTCGGCCAGGACGGTGGGACCGGCGCACCGAATTTCGGTCTGCCGCCGCTCGGCGGCACCGGATCGCAAGCGCCATCGATGGGCCTGCCGCCGCTCAATCTCGGCGGCGAGCAACCTGCGATACCGGCACCGGCCCCTGCCCCGGGTGCCGCAAGCCCCGGCATGGATCTGAGCCAACCTCCGGTCATCAAGTAG
- a CDS encoding TRAP transporter small permease subunit encodes MSLLLAISRLIDAINGAIGRWVSWLLLAAVLISAGNAVVRKMFDISSNAWLELQWYLYGTVFMLAAAYALLKNEHIRIDIVSGGWSRRTRNWIDLILHTIFLVPFSFLMTWLAWPWFWNSYRIGEISSSAGGLIVWPAKAAVLVGFLLLSAQAVSEIIKRAAMVFGYVKDPAEDSLEVTGH; translated from the coding sequence ATGTCCTTACTATTGGCGATCAGCCGCTTGATCGATGCGATCAACGGCGCAATCGGACGTTGGGTGTCATGGCTGCTGCTTGCCGCCGTCCTCATCAGCGCAGGTAACGCCGTCGTCCGCAAGATGTTCGACATCTCGTCGAATGCCTGGCTCGAACTGCAGTGGTATCTCTACGGCACGGTGTTCATGCTCGCCGCCGCCTATGCGCTGCTCAAGAACGAGCATATCCGCATCGACATCGTTTCCGGCGGCTGGAGCAGGAGGACGCGCAACTGGATCGACCTGATCCTGCACACCATCTTCCTCGTTCCGTTCTCCTTCCTGATGACCTGGCTCGCCTGGCCGTGGTTCTGGAATTCCTACCGAATCGGCGAAATCTCGTCGAGCGCGGGCGGCCTGATCGTCTGGCCGGCGAAAGCCGCCGTTCTCGTCGGCTTCCTTCTCCTGAGCGCACAGGCGGTGTCCGAGATCATCAAGCGCGCGGCGATGGTGTTCGGCTACGTCAAGGATCCGGCCGAAGACAGCCTCGAAGTGACGGGACACTGA
- a CDS encoding EAL domain-containing protein: protein MKARSAAVPTDVYLSFVESLFGNRRTLFVGMAAHILTYMAVYHKTRDLFYIGLSIAFLVVFAHRIRLFARFSKADKTLWSRQEIARWELRYVVGAASTAAILGIGCGYAILFFEDTFVELACVAVTLASMVSVVGRNYGSRMAVSLQTMAACLPIIVGAMFSGDPYKLLLSIMLIPFMLTTQSMATGVREFLYENVVASQEMKKIAGSFDTALNNMTHGLLMLDPDNRIEVINRKACELLHLGDRSQLKNCDLDVVLRYGTRHAFIDGSMPGLIQKQLSQLTDGTISRAVMQFSEDMILEFSATRRPEGGVVLIFEDVTARVRADRKILHMVRFDALTGLPHRNYFSELVKDELARRRQPGEVGFMVLDVADLKHVNDMRGHLAGDRLLVAIANRLQALAGREALVGHLVGDHFALFFPNVARDADLEARMRELHAAASADYEVEGLMTPVSFSAGAVILDSANLRMEEWQIKADLALYESKSRGRGVFTVFAQEMDARYVERQRLKTDLAAAVAAGSLDVVYQPMYRLDGSSLDCCEALSRWTHPERGAIPPDTFIHVAEEMGIVSEITRFMITRACRDCTTWPQHISVSVNLSEHDLRNDVIIDVVMDALKETGLAPARLHLEVTEGSLVEEVANVRLILEQLRAHGITIAIDDFGTGFSSLSYLDTLPVDVVKIDRSFVRDISEDARRFRLLRGIVTMSRQLDLEIVIEGVETEDQLALLRKYDCADLIQGYVYSVPVASETVSLLAERAEMSAKAARNAGAA from the coding sequence ATGAAGGCTCGAAGTGCAGCTGTGCCGACGGACGTCTATCTGTCCTTCGTCGAGTCCCTGTTCGGCAATCGCCGGACGCTCTTCGTCGGGATGGCGGCCCATATCCTGACCTATATGGCCGTCTACCATAAGACGCGGGATCTCTTCTATATCGGGCTTTCGATCGCTTTCCTCGTCGTTTTCGCGCACCGGATCCGGCTTTTCGCCCGCTTCAGCAAGGCCGACAAGACGCTGTGGAGTCGCCAGGAGATAGCCCGCTGGGAGCTTCGGTACGTCGTCGGAGCGGCGTCGACCGCGGCGATCCTCGGTATCGGTTGCGGCTACGCCATACTCTTCTTCGAGGACACCTTCGTGGAACTGGCCTGCGTGGCGGTCACCCTGGCTTCCATGGTCTCGGTGGTCGGACGCAACTACGGCTCGCGGATGGCCGTCAGCCTGCAGACCATGGCCGCCTGCCTGCCGATCATCGTCGGCGCGATGTTCTCCGGCGACCCCTACAAGCTGCTGCTGTCGATCATGCTGATCCCGTTCATGCTCACGACCCAGTCCATGGCGACCGGTGTCCGGGAATTCCTCTACGAGAACGTGGTCGCCTCCCAGGAGATGAAGAAGATCGCCGGCAGTTTCGACACGGCGCTGAACAACATGACGCACGGGCTCCTGATGCTGGACCCGGACAACCGGATCGAGGTCATCAACCGCAAGGCTTGCGAACTCCTTCACCTCGGAGACCGAAGTCAGCTCAAGAACTGCGACCTCGACGTCGTCCTGCGCTACGGTACGCGCCACGCGTTCATCGACGGTTCTATGCCGGGACTGATCCAGAAGCAGCTCTCCCAGCTGACGGACGGGACGATCTCCCGCGCCGTCATGCAGTTTTCCGAGGACATGATCCTGGAGTTTTCCGCAACGCGCCGGCCGGAAGGTGGCGTCGTGCTGATCTTCGAGGATGTCACCGCGCGCGTTCGTGCCGACCGGAAGATCCTGCATATGGTCCGTTTCGACGCGCTGACGGGACTGCCGCATCGCAACTACTTCTCCGAACTGGTGAAGGACGAACTCGCCAGGCGCCGGCAACCCGGCGAGGTGGGCTTCATGGTTCTCGACGTCGCGGATCTCAAGCACGTCAACGACATGCGCGGACACCTCGCAGGTGACCGGCTGCTGGTGGCGATCGCAAACCGGCTTCAGGCGCTCGCCGGTCGCGAGGCTCTGGTCGGTCACCTGGTCGGCGACCATTTTGCGCTCTTCTTCCCGAATGTTGCGCGAGACGCCGACCTGGAGGCGAGAATGCGGGAGCTCCATGCGGCGGCAAGCGCCGACTACGAGGTCGAGGGATTGATGACGCCGGTTTCGTTCAGCGCCGGTGCCGTGATCCTGGACAGCGCCAATCTCCGCATGGAAGAGTGGCAGATCAAGGCCGACCTGGCGCTTTACGAGTCGAAATCCCGCGGCAGGGGCGTTTTCACCGTCTTCGCGCAGGAGATGGACGCCCGCTACGTCGAGAGGCAGCGCCTCAAGACGGATCTTGCGGCGGCGGTGGCTGCCGGCTCCCTGGATGTCGTTTACCAGCCCATGTACAGGCTCGACGGATCGAGCCTCGACTGCTGCGAGGCCCTGTCGCGCTGGACCCATCCCGAGCGCGGCGCAATCCCGCCCGACACGTTCATCCATGTCGCCGAGGAGATGGGCATCGTCTCCGAGATCACCCGCTTCATGATCACGCGGGCATGCCGCGATTGCACGACATGGCCGCAACACATCAGCGTGTCGGTCAATCTCTCCGAGCACGACCTGCGTAACGATGTGATCATCGACGTGGTGATGGATGCGCTGAAGGAGACCGGTCTTGCGCCCGCGAGGCTTCATCTCGAGGTCACGGAGGGAAGCCTCGTCGAGGAAGTCGCCAATGTTCGGCTCATTCTGGAGCAGTTGCGCGCGCATGGCATCACCATCGCGATCGACGACTTCGGCACAGGCTTCTCGAGCCTCAGCTATCTCGACACGCTGCCGGTCGATGTCGTCAAGATCGACCGCTCCTTCGTCCGCGACATCTCCGAGGATGCCCGCCGCTTCCGGCTGCTTCGCGGCATCGTGACGATGTCTCGCCAGCTCGATCTCGAGATCGTCATCGAAGGGGTCGAGACGGAAGATCAGCTCGCGCTGCTGCGGAAGTATGACTGTGCCGATCTGATCCAGGGCTATGTCTATTCGGTGCCGGTCGCTTCCGAGACCGTCAGCCTGCTGGCGGAGAGAGCGGAGATGAGCGCGAAGGCGGCACGGAACGCGGGCGCAGCCTGA